The DNA region CCGGTGATGATCAGTGTATTTTCGGTATCCGCCACAATCAGCATGGCCTCAAGGCGACGCAGCATGCGATCCGTGCGCCAGTCCTTGGCCAGTTCGACCGCCGAACGCACCAGGTGGCCCTGATGCTTTTCCAGCTTGGCCTCAAAGCGCTCGAACAGCGTGAAAGCATCGGCGGTGCCCCCGGCGAAACCTGCCAGCACCTTGTCATGATACAGACGTCGAATTTTGCGAGCGCTCGCCTTGATCACGATGTTGCCCAGGGTCACCTGGCCATCGCCGCCCAGCGCTACATGGCGCCCGCGGCGCACAGACACAATGGTCGTTCCGTCAAACTGCTGCATATCCATTTCCAGTCATGAAAAACCATGG from Paludibacterium sp. B53371 includes:
- the hslV gene encoding ATP-dependent protease subunit HslV, which encodes MQQFDGTTIVSVRRGRHVALGGDGQVTLGNIVIKASARKIRRLYHDKVLAGFAGGTADAFTLFERFEAKLEKHQGHLVRSAVELAKDWRTDRMLRRLEAMLIVADTENTLIITGNGDVLEPEQGIAAIGSGGAFAQSAARALFENTELDPQVIVKKSLEIAGDICIYTNQNHLIETLGAD